In Vibrio echinoideorum, the sequence TTGAGCCTTCGGTCAGCTAATACAGGGTTGTAATAACGGTTACTGCGACGGTTAATACTGCCGCCTGCTTCAAGCGTAAATGTGCCATCCTTACGAACGCGAACCGCTTCGGCTGTAAGCATAAGCAGTCTTAATTGCTCTTTGCTTGCCTTGATGATTTGGCTCTGTTCATAGCTTTGAGCAAAGGCTTCATCAAAGCTCATTTGTCCGTTGCACACTTCGGTTTGACGATTGGCACGAGCATTAAACTGATTCACTCCTGCCTCTAATGCTTTCAAAAACACTTCGACATCAACGGCATTGTTTTGGTTGTAGTTGTCTGGTTTCTCCATTGGACTTGCGCCTGTATAAGCACCAGCAACCAGTGGGTGCTTATCGACGAGTTCACCCAAACCACCGTGGGAAAAAGCACGCTCTACGGGTTTTGCTTGCCCATGACCTGTCCCAAACAGCACCTGTGTCCAGTGCGTTTGAATACCAAGCATCGGCAAGATACCCTTCGGATCATCTTCTTTTACTTTGAATCGATAGCGGTTAGGGACGCCACCTGTGAGCCACTTGTTTGCGGCAGCTCGTGTATTATCTATGGTGGTATGCTTTGGTATTCCATAGCGGTCAATGACACGCATAAGTGCCAAACGTATTGAATCGCTATTTTCTGAGATGTCACAGTAATACCCCAAGATTTTACGGCTGTAGATGTCTTGCCAAACCCACGTCTTAGGCCTAAGGATTTCACCATTAAACCAACGTACAAAAACGTTATGTTGGTAGCCGTCACCGTTTATCCACTCCATTGCATGTAATGAAAGTACGCTACGCTCTTGAGCTGGGTACATGTCAGCAACAGCACGCTCACCATCACGAGCGTAAACAATTTGAGTTTTTGTTAAGTCACGTTCAATTTTTCTGCTGAGCGAACTCTCTGATGGGACAGACCATCCATGTTCTTTTGCTGCTTCAATCAAACGTAAGTAGCATGCAGCTCTTGTTGGTTTTTCTGGACGAAGGAAATCCGCCAAAAAATAATCCCACGCTGCTGGAGTGAATTCCGCGTCTAAGTATTCGCGGCGCTCTCGATGCTTAGGCAACAACGCGGGCCCCCAATCCTCAGACTCATAAGGGATCGCATCGTAATAAGTGCGGCGAACCGTCCCGTTGGATGAACCTAGCTCCTTAGCGACAACAATAAATGCGTTACTCGCGGTTATTCCGGTTTTTACTAGGTTGGTAACGGCTTGTACGATGGTGACTTTCTTTGTCGCTTTTTCTTGTTGCTTGCTGGTTGCCGCTTCCCATTTTGCCCATAGCGCCTCACGGCAATAGTTCAACTCTTCCTGCTTAGCGATAGGAAAGTAATTGCCTTGAACTTCGATATAGCCATGCTTAAGGATAATGTCAGCACGAACAGGCTCTGGCAGTGAGTTTAGGTAATACTCTTTACCGCCACCTTTTCCTTCACGAGAGCGGAAATCCCAATTTTCAACTTTTGCTTTATAGTGAATGCCTTGTACCGAATTTGGCAGTCCACCTATATCAACCAACTCTTGGGCGCTAAGCCATTCTTTTAATAGACATTTCATCCTTAATGCTCCTCAAAAAGGATCAGTTCAGGCTCTAAGCTACGGTGAACATTTTCATGGTGGTACGCCACATCTCGCATTACTTGAGTAAGGGAAGCGAGGGTCTCTTCTGGATTTTCTCGGTTCGAGTAAAACTTAATGAGCAAGCTAACTGATTGAGTAAATGAACTTTGAAGTTCATTAATATCCTTCGCTTCGCAAGTTCGCCCCGCAGGGATAGCAATTAATAACTTGTGACTAGAGGCTGCGAGATACTGAGTAATCAGTTCGATACCACAGGCATATTCGAACGGACGAATAAGGCTTGCTGGCATGCGTCCATTTTCCATCCATTTGTATAAATTCCATTTATTGGATTGTCCCATTAAATCAGCAACGCGATCGACCGACAGATTTTTCTTTTGTCTTGCATGCTCTAAGCACAGCTCCATCGCATGCCGAAGCGAGTTTGGGTGAACGTTCTTCCAACTGCGTCTGGCCATTGGAAATCTCCTAAATTACATGTTCCAAATAAAGAGGATCATTGCCCCTAGTGAATAGATCTTGTTTTGCTTAATCTGAGATTACGTTGAGTTATTAAGGAATAAGCATGAATACAAGATTAAATCCCACCAAATTAAGCTGCGTTGCTTTGGTAGCGGCTAGGCCAGATCTCTTGTGGAGTAACCCCTATAGCGTCTGCGATGATCTTCTCACCTTTAGGCCAGTGTCTTGCGATAGCGTTATGCAAAGTGCCTGACTTAAGTCCCGAACTTCGAGCTAAGCCAGCATAGCTAAGCCCTTTCTTTTCAAGGGCTGCTTTGATGTCAGCACGATGCCAATCTGATTGTAGTGTTGGATGATATTGAGACATTTTTTTTACCTCTTTAGTTATGATTAGTAATAATCAATAATAGTAATTATGCGTTGTTACGATAACCTCTATAGAGCAAGATAAACCTTAAAGAGTTTTAGCTCAAGTTCTTTTTAGTTAAAAATCAACTCTAAAGAGGTTTTATGGTTATTTCTTAATAATAAACAAATGGTTAAAGTGAAAAATAAATGACCAAAGAAACTTTAAAGAACCTTTCAGGTTTGCAAGGTAAACCTGAAAGAGTTGATTCAATCCAAGATCGATTGAATTTTTTAATGGAGCAAGCAGGAAACCCTAATGCATTTGCCAAACAAACAGGTTTGTCTGTTAGTGGGCTCAAACGCTATTTAGGTGGTGGGGAGCCTACTGCATCCAAAATAATACAAATTGCAGACTCTATAGGAATCAGTGCAGGTTGGTTGTTGACTGGTAAAGGAAAGATGAAGGAAGACGACACGGCTTCCCCTTCAAGTTCAACAATAGAAGAAGAGTTCGAGTTAATACCTGGCTATAACGTTCAGGTTTCGGCTGGGCATGGTTGTATTACAGGAAAGGACTCTGTACCAACTAGG encodes:
- a CDS encoding helix-turn-helix domain-containing protein; its protein translation is MSQYHPTLQSDWHRADIKAALEKKGLSYAGLARSSGLKSGTLHNAIARHWPKGEKIIADAIGVTPQEIWPSRYQSNAA
- a CDS encoding transposase domain-containing protein translates to MKCLLKEWLSAQELVDIGGLPNSVQGIHYKAKVENWDFRSREGKGGGKEYYLNSLPEPVRADIILKHGYIEVQGNYFPIAKQEELNYCREALWAKWEAATSKQQEKATKKVTIVQAVTNLVKTGITASNAFIVVAKELGSSNGTVRRTYYDAIPYESEDWGPALLPKHRERREYLDAEFTPAAWDYFLADFLRPEKPTRAACYLRLIEAAKEHGWSVPSESSLSRKIERDLTKTQIVYARDGERAVADMYPAQERSVLSLHAMEWINGDGYQHNVFVRWFNGEILRPKTWVWQDIYSRKILGYYCDISENSDSIRLALMRVIDRYGIPKHTTIDNTRAAANKWLTGGVPNRYRFKVKEDDPKGILPMLGIQTHWTQVLFGTGHGQAKPVERAFSHGGLGELVDKHPLVAGAYTGASPMEKPDNYNQNNAVDVEVFLKALEAGVNQFNARANRQTEVCNGQMSFDEAFAQSYEQSQIIKASKEQLRLLMLTAEAVRVRKDGTFTLEAGGSINRRSNRYYNPVLADRRLKQSKVVVRFDPQNLHGSVYCYTLDGRLVCEAECIEKVAFNDKSAAREQDRNRKQYVKATKQALAAQKRMNIKEAAALLPKSEAPEMPETKVVEIFRPVGNTVRVEQVEIEEELDQEEYQAAFQRGLAQFAEEQKNSI
- a CDS encoding S24 family peptidase, yielding MTKETLKNLSGLQGKPERVDSIQDRLNFLMEQAGNPNAFAKQTGLSVSGLKRYLGGGEPTASKIIQIADSIGISAGWLLTGKGKMKEDDTASPSSSTIEEEFELIPGYNVQVSAGHGCITGKDSVPTRHLAFRRKWLKWKSFDSKDLTVVWAKGDSMHPTISDNDTLVVHLGRKEPKDGYIYVFRNGDELFVKRFQDGLGSWKLISDNPIYDKLEIVKEDQHQFEVIGQVVHLAKDIAD